One genomic segment of Chromatiales bacterium includes these proteins:
- a CDS encoding fibronectin type III domain-containing protein — protein MKPTNPARVPAALLLALLLLLPGLAGAQAPRLESDSAVATAGYYRLSWQGEAGRFLLEEATRADFADARVLYQGADLATLRSGQPDGDYYYRIRALHEAGPSPWSEAVHVEVRHHPLSRALTFLLLGAIVFLATLVLILRGETLTRSRPEGL, from the coding sequence ATCAAGCCGACCAATCCGGCCCGCGTGCCGGCCGCGCTGTTGCTGGCGTTGCTGCTGCTCCTGCCCGGGCTGGCGGGCGCGCAGGCGCCCCGGCTCGAGAGCGACAGCGCGGTGGCCACGGCGGGCTACTACCGGCTGAGCTGGCAGGGCGAGGCCGGGCGCTTCCTGCTCGAAGAGGCCACGCGGGCGGACTTTGCCGATGCGCGCGTGCTCTACCAGGGCGCGGACCTGGCCACGCTGCGCAGCGGCCAGCCGGACGGCGACTACTACTACCGCATCCGCGCCCTGCACGAGGCCGGCCCCTCGCCCTGGAGCGAGGCCGTGCACGTCGAGGTGCGCCATCACCCCCTCTCCCGCGCGCTGACCTTTCTGCTGCTCGGCGCCATCGTCTTCCTCGCCACGCTGGTGCTGATCCTGCGCGGCGAGACACTCACCCGATCCCGTCCCGAGGGCCTATGA